Genomic segment of Malus domestica chromosome 15, GDT2T_hap1:
tatgaccaagcagggtaaaggaataacattactacttgttgttagggagactcctatatatgtcgacctccatccccaacggacaggcagacctgcaaaaatgctcaacccttcatcatatctgagagggcactcccaacgaagcctttcgaaatattcagctttatttccccccgataatacctctgcaaacaagctatactagagcaagaatatctcatatcatcagggttaaaagcaagagtatcccatatcatgctttttccctgtcttttcttttggccttgtttttacctgcaagacaaggagaaagagagcaatcagtcagcacttggaatcaagcttccagccaggaactgactgcctggaaccccttacctgattacttacctgacattgctctcgagtactcatcttcaacatcttatgttcccagggaagattccgcatctgcttgaggaacagatagggcaagtgcgaaggatacaaggaagcatgtggagacaagcgtaacagcacacgtgccgatacatccattactctgtcaaaagcaaaagtatcccatatcagcagggtggaacgtactctagatttgatggacttgttttgaccctcaaattcttcagtcggccttatactctggaggaaaccagaaaaccctccagctcagttcaagaataagcctgtggaaagttacttcttcaaaagcaaaagtatctcatatcatctcttctcatttttcttctctttatccttcatgctgctgcaagatggggagaaggtgaacaatcagtcggagctctgattgcttaccttgtctgtcacctctttcagcagaccccctagctcggcgacttgggggactcctactacatggtttgtatcgcgcttgaccaagcctgaaactacaagtaagcttcaagtgaaattgatacattaccttgtgcatctccaccagttaaagataccacccttggatggaggaagagtacttccagagaagatgccacatctacctatgagacagataaggcaagtcaagacgacaccacactccgatacttagaagtttcgtgattacgagatcattctcccacaatatttcctaatgtcatttgtactaaatcattcacttgtaatcactaaaggagagcttgaacctatgtacttgtgtaaacccttcacaattaatgagaactcttctattccgtggacgtagccaatctgggtgaaccacgtacatcttgtgtttgctttcctatctctatccatttatatacttatccacactaatgaccggagcaatctagcgaagatcacaaaaaacgaccgttttcgctacctaggatctatcttgcaagagaacggagaattagatggagatctcaaccatagaatacgagctggatggaaagagtgcatccggcgtgttgtgtgaccgtcgtaggccactgaagctcaaaggaaaattttataggacggcaataaggccagcgatgttgtatggcacagaatgttgggtggtgaagcatcaacacgtacacaaaatgggtgtagcggagatgaggatgcttcatgggatgtgtgggcacacgagaaaggataagattgggaatgaggatatccgaggtaaagtaggagtagccgaaattgtaggaaagatgagagaaaattggctctggtgatttggacatgtgcaaagaaggccgactgacgctccggttcgaagatgtgactacgagacagaggttcagggccgaaggggtagaggaagacctaggaaaactttggaagagactctaagaaaagacttagagtacttggatctaacggaggacatgacacaaaaccgagcgcaatggcgttctaggattcatatagccgaccccacttagtgggaaaaggctttgttgttgttgttgttgttgttattcaATACCCTGTAATTCTTCCAGTTTGGGAGGCTATAGATTCCATATAATCCCTTCTGATAATTGGCAGTTTCTGCTTGTGGAAGAAAAACTTTGCAGGTTGGAAAATTACCGCGAAGTACTAGATTTTTGCGTTAAACTTTTCGCTCTTCATAGTAGAGAGACTAACATATTGATCTCAAGTGTTCATAACCATGAGATTCTGAGTCATCCTTGCATAATTCTGAAGAAAACCAAGAGGCGATGGGAGCGGTGAAATGGGAATCGGCAGTCGCTCCCGTGATAGTCAACCTTATTCCTTGGTAAAACTTTTAACAAACCCTTTATGCTAAGCTTTGTGTCCTTCCGAAGGTAAGAAAAGGAACCTGAAATGCTTTCTTTTGGAAAACGATTTCCTGGCTTCTTTGTTGTAGGATCTCAAAAGTAAGATtcttttcctttccttccttcacAAGTTACCAAGTGGGTAGGGTTATCAATCTCTTCCAGACATATCGTGCATTTACTAACACATAATAAATCAAAAGTGAGTCTAACTTGCAAAATAACTTCTCTCACGTTATACCATCAACGAGGGCTTAGGAGATGAAATTTATCCCATACGTGAAGGTGTTATACTTATATCATTGGCTATCTTTCGATATAAGGGTGGTGTTATTCATACACTAATTTGTAATTTTCACAcaccatttttcatttttcaactgtcgaattgaataaattaaagaagattaaTAGATAATAATTAACAACGGTATGTGAGAAATAGAAATGAGTGTGAATTGCACTACtctattattaatgcatgtttaaaaggataaaaaatatttgattaaAGAAAAAGGACAAACaattttaccctaaaaaaataacaaagaatttaaaaattagttaattatgtgGATAGGTGGTTGGGTAGGTTGCCAAATAGACTTTTTGGCGGGGGTGTTTTATTAAGGTCCAGCTCAGCGCGGTTGGAGATCTGGCCAGGGGGTCGGTCGTGAATCCAACGAACAGGATCCCCGCGGTCCGATGTGGGTCCCACTCACCGTGTTATCCGGCCCCGCGTAGGCATTCGTGTGGTGCGTCTAATTGAATAGtgcgtggaaaaaaaaaacccagaacacAACGAAAGcaaccaaaaaattaaaaaaaaaacaccccaTTTGTGAAGGCGCCCTTTCTCTCCTCCTTTTCCCTCGACACTCTCACTCCATCGCcgatactctctctctctctctcttcatcgATCAGAGCTCTGCGTTGCGTCGCTCTCACGGACTTCTCTTCCTTTATCGATTTCCATCATTACCCCCAACACCCAGAAAGAAGTTCCATCGATTCAACCTTCTCCCGATCCGCCATCGCCATTTTCAAggtcctcctcctctctctctcccacaaCTCTCATAATCTTCCGGATCTGAGTTCATCTCTGTATTTTGCATAATCGATGTTTGATTTGCTATTCGCTTTcaatttgttattttattataGAAAGAGATAGAGAATCCGAAAATTGGTGAAATGGCGGAGGATAAAGCCGTCGGAGGAGAAGGCGACAAGAAGGACGCTGCTGCGGCGGCTGCAGCGCCTGCGGTTGCGAAGAAGAAGCGCCAGGGAATTTTGTCCAGAATGTTCAGTGGGATCTTCCGACTACACGGCGACGATTTCGAGAAGCGGCTTCAGTACATTTCGAAAGAGGAAGCCACTGTCCTCGCTAGAATGCAGAGGCGGTCCATTACTTGGAGGCGCATGGCCAGAAATCTCATTCTCTTCTCCGTCTTCTTTGAGGTAATTGAAAATCTCTTGCTTTGCTTAATTAATCGTGTTATTATAgtaaaacccattaattagGGCTTTGTTAAAAATTCTTATTTTTCATTGCAATGTCCAATAAAAGTCTTGATAATGCACCATAACAATTGTCAAGTTTCTTCTTGGAATATAGAGTTTTTCAAGTGTGATGGTATCAGAGAAGAATGCTGGGTTTTGCATACTTTTGTCAATTTCAGGTTATTGCAATTGCTTATGCTATAGTAACGACGAGAGCGACGGATTTAGATTGGAAGATGAGGACATTTCGTATTCTGCCCATGTTTCTTTTGCCTGCTATATCTTCTGTTACTTATTCAGCGTTTATGAGCTTCACAAAGATGCGTGAGTGTCTAACTAGAACTTTTCCGCTTGCTTACTCTTTTTATGTTCATGTGGTCATATCTGGAACACTTGTTTTGCAAAGGTGTCTGGTTTCCGTGCTTATGGTAGAATTTCAGGTTGTGTATTAGCTAGAACTTATCCTTGCATTGGTGGCTTCCGACTTTGTTTATTGAGTTTTTTAAGCCTCGTCATATATTCTTAGTGCACATGGTGTGCAGCTTCTCATCATAAGGCATTTAGAGCAGGGAAAATGTATTCACAGAGTTCGAAGTTCCGTACTGTTTCAATTTGTACATATCTCATGCCCGTCTTGATTTTCTTGATATGTTActtttgtaaattatgtatgTTGTGAGTCTATTTATCAGCATTCATGCATGTCTGTATCGTATGAAGTCCATATTGAAGTATGAAACGTATGGGTTTAGGAGCTTAGTGCCATGTTGGTACTGTAATGGATCATTAACAGAAGGCTAGAAACTAGAAGTACAATGTTCTCATTAGTTTATTACTGTTGATTAAAATGTCTGGTGAATAATTGATCATTCGTATATGAACCCATCTATTTCCATAACTCCATTTTCCAAATAGGATGCTGCAACTAAGTGGAGGGTACTTGTCTAATGTTGATGCGCCAATATGCGTCAGCAATTTGATACCATATGTTTCAATGTATAGGAGATCGCAAGGACACCAAAACCCTGGAAAGGCTTCGGGCTGAAAGGCAAGCAAAAATTGATGAACTTAAAGAGAGGACGAATTATTACAGTACTCAACAACTGATTCAGGTAATGGTTTGAAGAGAGTTTTGTTGCTATATTGCATTCATTGTATGTATTTATGTCTCATTACTGCATTCTCTTTGGTATTTTCTGTTAACTTGTTGAATTTTTATCAGGCGAATTGGGTAGATCATGATGCATGTTTACCCTTGCATCTCATATTATCTCATTTGATGGTTTGAATGGATAGAGTTTCTTAAATGTTATTGCAAATACTGTTTGGAAGAATTTCTGGAGATCATGTGCATTAATTGAAAATTTGTGAGACAAAGGCATCCTCAGATCAATTATTGTACCCCTTTGCTCGATTTTATTTAACTTATCTATGTTTTTGGGGAACTCATTGGTTTGTGTTTGAATAATGGTAGATGTACCATGGTTGTCTTTATATGTTGTCTTCGTATATGCTTAAGTTATGTTCTTTTATGCAGAGATATGATCCTGACCCAGCAGCAAAGGCAGCTGCTGCAACTGTCCTGGCATCAAAGCTGGGTACAGATTCAGGCTTGAAGTTTTTTGTGGGAGATGAAACTAAGGGTAATGTCTCAACAGGGAAAAGCCATGATGTTGAACTTGTCCATTCTGGTGAACTTCGAAACCGTAAACCAGTACACACCAGATCTAATAGTACAGGGAGTG
This window contains:
- the LOC103456118 gene encoding uncharacterized protein At2g24330-like produces the protein MAEDKAVGGEGDKKDAAAAAAAPAVAKKKRQGILSRMFSGIFRLHGDDFEKRLQYISKEEATVLARMQRRSITWRRMARNLILFSVFFEVIAIAYAIVTTRATDLDWKMRTFRILPMFLLPAISSVTYSAFMSFTKMRDRKDTKTLERLRAERQAKIDELKERTNYYSTQQLIQRYDPDPAAKAAAATVLASKLGTDSGLKFFVGDETKGNVSTGKSHDVELVHSGELRNRKPVHTRSNSTGSVPLNPLEEETPRSARSDGAQTSEYNQLVVSHHNPQGSSPQDGGWIARIAALLVGEDPTQSYALICGNCHMHNGLAKKEDFPYITYFCPHCHALNQPKHLEGSTSGSNTPSLGNLGAGVIGEPTKQASDSLDDSVLTSTSPVKAGSEIEEVTEGPALADTVRLEKHE